Proteins from one Deinococcus actinosclerus genomic window:
- a CDS encoding ABC transporter permease, which yields MTHLTSARPTDLPAPVTDTRRAPRLRALGGLVLAELRRMLRNPMFAVGTIGFPVMFFALFGLSAVNETTASGLKVGPLILVNFGAYSLLSLAMFSFGSAVALERTGGWLRLLRASPLPAGVYFAAKVGAALLFSALSLGVLYTFAHVAGGVSIPAGTALRLLAKLLLGMVPLIALGLSIGFLVTPTGAQITANLVSVLMSFASGLFTPLDQMPAFVQKIAPYLPAYHLGAVARGTVAGQTAGEAGHWLALLGFAVLFGALAAWGLKRDESREG from the coding sequence ATGACCCACCTGACCTCTGCCCGGCCCACCGACCTGCCCGCCCCGGTGACCGACACGCGCCGCGCGCCGCGCCTGCGCGCCCTGGGGGGCCTGGTGCTGGCCGAGCTGCGCCGCATGCTGCGCAACCCGATGTTCGCCGTGGGCACGATCGGCTTCCCGGTGATGTTCTTCGCGCTGTTCGGCCTGAGCGCCGTGAACGAGACCACGGCGTCGGGCCTGAAGGTGGGGCCGCTGATCCTGGTGAATTTCGGGGCGTACTCGCTGCTGTCCCTGGCCATGTTCTCGTTCGGGTCGGCGGTGGCGCTCGAACGCACCGGCGGGTGGCTGCGGCTGCTGCGGGCCTCGCCGCTGCCGGCGGGCGTGTACTTCGCGGCGAAGGTGGGCGCGGCGCTGCTGTTCAGCGCGCTCAGCCTGGGCGTGCTGTACACCTTCGCGCACGTGGCGGGCGGCGTGAGTATCCCGGCGGGCACGGCGCTGCGGCTGCTGGCAAAACTGCTGCTGGGCATGGTGCCGCTGATCGCGCTGGGCCTGAGCATCGGCTTCCTGGTCACGCCGACCGGCGCGCAGATCACCGCGAACCTCGTGAGTGTCCTGATGTCCTTCGCGTCGGGCCTGTTCACCCCGCTGGACCAGATGCCGGCGTTCGTGCAGAAGATCGCGCCGTACCTGCCCGCGTACCACCTGGGGGCCGTGGCGCGCGGCACAGTGGCCGGGCAGACGGCGGGCGAGGCCGGGCACTGGCTGGCCTTGCTGGGCTTCGCGGTTCTGTTCGGCGCGCTGGCCGCGTGGGGCCTGAAACGCGACGAGAGCCGCGAGGGCTGA
- a CDS encoding ABC transporter ATP-binding protein yields MNAIELSGVNKTFGRVTALRDLNLSVRTGELTALLGPNGAGKTTAINLMLGLAAPTGGQVRVLGGNPRDDVVRARIGSMPQESALPPALTVREAVTLLASFYPAPLPVAQALALADLEGVAHRRSGALSGGQKRRLAFALAAVGNPEVLLIDEPTTGMDAQSRLAFWDAVTALKAAGRTVLLTTHYLEEAERAADRVVVMNAGTVLADGTPEALRSQAGGARVSFTSDLVLAELRCLPGAEDVRVDAQGHAQLRTGAPEALLRALIARDVPFSNLEVTRASLEDAFLSLTAPAGVSGKDVTA; encoded by the coding sequence ATGAACGCGATCGAGCTGAGCGGCGTGAACAAGACCTTCGGGCGGGTGACGGCGCTGCGGGACCTGAACCTGAGTGTGCGCACCGGGGAACTCACGGCGCTGCTGGGGCCGAACGGGGCGGGCAAGACCACCGCCATCAACCTGATGCTGGGGCTGGCGGCGCCCACGGGCGGGCAGGTGAGGGTGCTGGGCGGCAACCCCCGCGACGACGTGGTGCGCGCCCGGATCGGGTCGATGCCGCAGGAGAGCGCGCTGCCGCCCGCGCTGACCGTGCGCGAGGCGGTCACGCTGCTGGCGTCGTTCTACCCGGCGCCGCTGCCGGTGGCGCAGGCGCTGGCCCTGGCCGACCTGGAGGGCGTGGCGCACCGGCGCAGCGGCGCGCTGTCCGGCGGGCAGAAGCGGCGGCTGGCGTTCGCGCTGGCGGCGGTGGGGAATCCCGAGGTGCTGCTGATCGACGAGCCCACCACCGGCATGGACGCCCAGAGCCGACTGGCCTTCTGGGACGCCGTGACCGCCCTGAAGGCGGCGGGCCGCACGGTCCTGCTCACCACGCACTACCTGGAGGAGGCCGAGCGCGCCGCCGACCGCGTGGTCGTCATGAACGCCGGGACGGTGCTCGCGGACGGCACCCCGGAGGCGCTGCGGTCGCAGGCGGGCGGGGCGCGCGTGAGCTTCACGTCGGATCTGGTGCTGGCCGAGCTGCGCTGCCTGCCGGGCGCCGAGGACGTCCGCGTGGACGCCCAGGGGCACGCGCAGCTGCGCACGGGTGCCCCCGAGGCGCTGCTGCGCGCCCTGATCGCGCGGGACGTGCCCTTCTCGAACCTGGAGGTCACGCGCGCCAGCCTCGAAGACGCCTTCCTCTCCCTGACCGCCCCGGCCGGAGTGTCCGGGAAGGACGTGACCGCATGA
- the thrC gene encoding threonine synthase, whose protein sequence is MKYVSTRGARDLGSFSDVLLSGLAPDGGLAMPESIPTVTPAQLEAWRALSYADLAYEVMRPFITDIPEGDLRRLLRDTYTEDAFHSPEITPLTPLGETGPDGGGLYLLELSNGPSLAFKDMAMQFLGQVFEYVLEARGERLNILGATSGDTGSAAEYAMLGKARVNVVMLSPHGRMSAFQQAQMFSLQEENIFNLAVEGVFDDCQDLVKAVNADADFKARYDIGAVNSINWARVLAQAVYYFRAYLALNLPAGAEADFSVPSGNFGNVFAGYLAKRMGLPIGQLIVASNENDVLHDFFSGGTYHVRPADRVAVTSSPSMDIGKASNFERYLYLIAGADAVQTRGWWDEVGQSRPVALHGTPHWDAVQASGFRSGRSTHADRLRTIRTIFDTYGRLIDPHTADGVLVGQAYRRPGVPMICLETALPAKFEETVQAAVGQTPERPARFDGIEQAPKRFQVIPNDVQTLKDFIAANLTAKEPA, encoded by the coding sequence ATGAAGTACGTCTCCACTCGTGGCGCGCGTGACCTCGGTTCCTTCTCGGACGTGCTGCTCTCGGGCCTCGCCCCGGACGGCGGCCTGGCGATGCCCGAGTCGATTCCCACGGTCACGCCGGCGCAGCTGGAGGCGTGGCGCGCCCTGAGCTACGCCGACCTCGCCTACGAGGTCATGCGGCCCTTCATCACGGACATCCCCGAGGGGGACCTGCGCCGTCTGCTGCGAGATACGTACACCGAGGACGCCTTCCATAGCCCCGAGATCACGCCCCTGACGCCGCTGGGCGAGACGGGTCCGGACGGGGGCGGCCTGTACCTGCTGGAACTGTCGAACGGACCGTCCCTGGCGTTCAAGGACATGGCCATGCAGTTCCTCGGGCAGGTGTTCGAGTACGTCCTGGAGGCCCGGGGCGAGCGGCTGAACATCCTGGGCGCCACGAGCGGCGACACCGGCTCGGCGGCTGAGTACGCCATGCTCGGCAAGGCCCGCGTGAACGTCGTGATGCTCTCCCCGCACGGCCGCATGAGCGCCTTCCAGCAGGCGCAGATGTTCAGCCTTCAGGAGGAGAACATCTTCAACCTGGCCGTGGAGGGCGTCTTCGACGACTGCCAGGACCTCGTGAAGGCCGTGAACGCCGACGCGGACTTCAAGGCCCGCTACGACATCGGGGCCGTGAACTCCATCAACTGGGCGCGGGTGCTGGCGCAGGCGGTGTACTACTTCCGGGCGTACCTCGCCCTGAACCTGCCTGCCGGGGCAGAGGCGGACTTCAGCGTCCCGTCCGGGAACTTCGGGAACGTGTTCGCCGGGTACCTCGCCAAGCGCATGGGCCTCCCCATCGGGCAGCTGATCGTCGCCAGCAACGAGAACGACGTCCTGCACGACTTCTTCAGCGGCGGCACCTATCACGTCCGCCCCGCCGACCGGGTCGCGGTCACGAGCAGCCCCAGCATGGACATCGGCAAGGCCAGCAACTTCGAACGCTACCTGTACCTGATCGCCGGAGCGGACGCCGTACAGACGCGCGGCTGGTGGGACGAGGTCGGCCAGAGCCGCCCCGTCGCCCTGCACGGCACGCCCCACTGGGACGCCGTGCAGGCCAGCGGCTTCCGCAGCGGCCGCAGCACCCACGCCGACCGCCTGCGCACCATCCGCACCATCTTCGACACGTATGGCCGCCTGATCGACCCGCACACCGCCGACGGCGTCCTTGTCGGGCAGGCCTACCGGCGGCCCGGCGTGCCCATGATCTGCCTGGAAACCGCCCTCCCCGCCAAGTTCGAGGAGACCGTGCAGGCGGCCGTGGGACAGACCCCCGAACGGCCCGCGCGTTTCGACGGGATCGAACAGGCCCCCAAACGCTTCCAGGTCATCCCCAACGACGTGCAGACCCTCAAGGACTTCATCGCGGCCAACCTCACGGCCAAAGAACCCGCCTGA
- a CDS encoding potassium channel family protein, with amino-acid sequence MTRRPAVLLALIAGLVVSGTVGYRVLEGWSWLDCLFMTAMTLTTVGYGTPGDLHTDGKVFSVVLMLVGIGLMLYLLTLLAETMLRTVTDPGAARRRRERRIMSLKDHTIVCGYGQVGEAVSVALRGARREVVVVDHRPEHLEWAQTLGLHTLVGDATDEDVLRRAGIERAASLVTVINSDPSNLYVVLSAKGLNPGVRVIARASDESAARKMRRAGADEVVNPYQLSGNRIAAMMLAPRLSRLLSGDVVSEHFTIRELSVPPALVGRTVADLGRETGALVVAIWRDGQPLRSRAEDVLRAGDAVLVAGAAAEVEAVEAAPAGGVQPA; translated from the coding sequence ATGACCCGCCGCCCCGCAGTGCTGCTGGCCCTGATCGCGGGGCTGGTGGTGTCCGGCACGGTCGGGTACCGCGTGCTGGAGGGCTGGTCGTGGCTGGACTGCCTGTTCATGACGGCCATGACCCTGACGACCGTGGGCTACGGCACGCCGGGCGACCTGCACACGGACGGCAAGGTGTTCAGCGTGGTGCTCATGCTGGTCGGAATCGGCCTGATGCTGTACCTGCTGACGCTGCTGGCCGAGACGATGCTGCGCACCGTGACCGACCCGGGCGCGGCGCGGCGCCGGCGGGAGAGGAGAATCATGAGCCTGAAAGATCACACGATCGTGTGCGGGTACGGGCAGGTGGGCGAGGCGGTCAGCGTGGCGCTGCGGGGCGCGCGGCGCGAGGTGGTCGTGGTCGATCACCGCCCGGAGCACCTGGAGTGGGCGCAGACGCTGGGCCTGCACACCCTGGTCGGGGACGCGACCGACGAGGACGTGCTGCGCCGCGCGGGGATCGAGCGGGCGGCGTCGCTGGTCACGGTGATCAACAGTGACCCCAGCAACCTGTACGTGGTGCTGTCTGCCAAGGGCCTGAACCCGGGCGTGCGGGTGATCGCGCGGGCGAGTGACGAGTCGGCGGCCCGCAAGATGCGCCGCGCCGGGGCGGACGAGGTCGTGAATCCGTACCAGCTGAGCGGGAACCGCATCGCGGCGATGATGCTCGCGCCGCGCCTGAGCCGCCTGCTGAGCGGGGACGTGGTCAGCGAGCACTTCACGATCCGCGAGCTGAGCGTGCCACCCGCCCTGGTGGGCCGCACGGTGGCGGACCTGGGCCGCGAGACGGGCGCGCTGGTCGTGGCGATCTGGCGCGACGGGCAGCCGCTGCGCAGCCGCGCCGAGGACGTCCTGCGCGCCGGGGACGCCGTGCTGGTGGCGGGCGCGGCTGCCGAGGTGGAGGCGGTGGAGGCCGCCCCGGCGGGCGGAGTGCAGCCCGCATGA
- a CDS encoding DsbA family oxidoreductase yields the protein MTQPTHSTQQATVSTELYFDFLCPYAWRGVELAAVLKEGGEAFTLRHYSLVEGNHAENAKELTWRVTEQPLDEGSAYQQGSLRAFLASHAAALQGEAAHWAFTLALFRAHHERKEPLTDDTIQAAAQEAGLDLNAFTQALTEEATRRAELRAELDAAREVGVFGTPTYVLPTGEAAYYRFETLTREPAQAREWWTLYRTVLTSEAGIGTIKRAKNRPPRRA from the coding sequence ATGACCCAGCCGACCCACTCGACCCAGCAGGCCACCGTGTCCACCGAGCTGTACTTCGACTTCCTGTGCCCCTACGCGTGGCGTGGCGTGGAACTCGCCGCCGTCCTGAAAGAGGGGGGCGAGGCCTTCACCCTGCGGCACTACTCGCTGGTCGAGGGCAACCACGCCGAGAACGCCAAGGAACTGACGTGGCGCGTGACCGAGCAGCCGCTGGACGAGGGCAGCGCGTACCAGCAGGGCAGCCTGCGGGCCTTCCTGGCGTCCCACGCGGCGGCCCTGCAGGGCGAGGCGGCGCACTGGGCGTTCACGCTGGCCCTCTTCCGCGCCCACCACGAACGCAAGGAACCCCTGACTGATGACACCATCCAGGCGGCGGCGCAGGAGGCTGGCCTGGACCTGAACGCCTTCACGCAGGCGCTGACCGAAGAGGCGACCCGCCGCGCCGAGCTGCGCGCTGAACTGGACGCCGCGCGCGAGGTCGGGGTGTTCGGCACGCCCACCTACGTCCTCCCGACCGGCGAGGCCGCCTACTACCGCTTCGAGACCCTCACCCGCGAGCCCGCCCAGGCGCGCGAGTGGTGGACGCTCTACCGCACCGTGCTGACCAGCGAGGCAGGGATCGGCACGATCAAACGCGCGAAGAACCGCCCGCCCCGCCGCGCCTGA
- a CDS encoding VOC family protein, whose product MTLAVPTALSGPSPILDLAGVTLEVNHLGRAVRFYGQVLGLPLHHLDEPRRVARLGVNAAQSLTLWEPVTRQPNEPWLAPLRARGAGHLHLAFQVRPEDLPRCRTLLGTHGLPWQEIDLGTPDDPDPTLYFFDPFGHGLELRGVNRHDPRQPLCPAPDHPLTPDTHTLPVIGLREAALAFSDYAAMKARLPRAYGFAFAKEQEDRDFAQFTLGPWPEPDGNGTPHRWLYAWDAQVGLADMLGGDHALLEFYADVPAVAARVQAEGLPCVADAGRLAARDPDGHVFVFRPAPGR is encoded by the coding sequence ATGACCCTGGCCGTGCCGACCGCGCTGAGCGGCCCCTCGCCGATCCTCGACCTCGCGGGCGTGACGCTGGAGGTCAATCACCTGGGGCGCGCCGTGCGGTTCTACGGGCAGGTGCTGGGCCTGCCGCTGCATCACCTGGACGAGCCGCGGCGCGTCGCCCGGCTGGGCGTGAACGCCGCGCAGTCCCTGACGCTGTGGGAACCCGTGACGCGCCAGCCGAACGAGCCGTGGCTGGCCCCGCTGCGGGCGCGCGGCGCGGGTCACCTGCACCTCGCGTTTCAGGTCAGGCCCGAGGACCTGCCGCGCTGCCGCACCCTGCTCGGCACGCACGGCCTGCCCTGGCAGGAGATCGACCTGGGCACCCCGGACGACCCGGACCCCACGCTGTACTTCTTCGATCCGTTCGGGCACGGGCTGGAGCTGCGCGGCGTGAACCGCCACGACCCGCGCCAGCCGCTCTGCCCGGCGCCAGACCACCCGCTGACGCCCGACACGCACACCCTGCCGGTCATCGGCCTGCGCGAGGCGGCCCTGGCGTTCAGCGATTACGCCGCCATGAAGGCCCGGCTGCCGCGCGCGTACGGTTTCGCGTTCGCCAAGGAGCAGGAGGACCGGGATTTCGCGCAGTTCACGCTGGGCCCCTGGCCGGAACCCGACGGGAACGGCACCCCGCACCGCTGGCTGTACGCCTGGGACGCCCAGGTGGGCCTGGCCGACATGCTGGGCGGCGATCACGCGCTGCTGGAGTTCTACGCGGACGTGCCCGCCGTGGCGGCGCGCGTGCAGGCCGAGGGGCTGCCCTGCGTGGCGGACGCCGGGCGGCTCGCGGCGCGCGACCCGGACGGGCACGTGTTCGTGTTCCGCCCCGCGCCGGGCCGCTAG
- a CDS encoding GNAT family N-acetyltransferase — protein MTDLDLGGGYSARPISLEEYRAACARLEDRIFGGNSLFAFDPPVRPAPPPGDSWHCGVYHGADLIGWHHAHALDERTAYMADTGLLPERQGRGVYSRLLPHLLATFRAAGFTLVKSHHRATNNAVIIPKLRAGFHLQGLNAYEGGVNAALTLSLDGTYGQAMHVRSGLRAPSGEAARRLGLPDTPAPTLADAPDLPLPADAEAGVDLGGGYSLHRVTPQTFHAVYGQLEAAAYETDSWAWPHAARRARPDTPRWAWLIAHAGQVAGWQLSRAWDDRTAYMVNTALLPAHRGKGVYTHLLPVALDALRAGSFDLVRSHHHLTNTAVILPKLRAGFRFQGVQIDEHGVMAVLLRSFDPAYAAYMDRRSGLTR, from the coding sequence GTGACCGACCTTGACCTGGGCGGCGGGTACTCGGCCCGCCCGATCTCGCTGGAGGAGTACCGGGCGGCGTGTGCGCGGCTGGAGGACCGGATCTTCGGTGGGAATTCGCTGTTCGCGTTCGATCCGCCGGTCCGCCCGGCCCCGCCACCCGGCGACTCGTGGCACTGTGGCGTGTACCACGGCGCGGACCTGATCGGCTGGCACCACGCGCACGCGCTGGACGAACGGACCGCGTACATGGCCGACACGGGCCTGCTGCCCGAGCGCCAGGGGCGCGGGGTGTACTCGCGGCTGCTGCCGCACCTGCTGGCGACCTTCCGCGCGGCGGGGTTCACGCTGGTCAAGAGCCACCACCGCGCGACGAACAACGCCGTGATCATCCCGAAGCTCCGCGCCGGATTCCACCTGCAGGGCCTGAACGCCTACGAGGGCGGGGTGAATGCCGCACTGACCCTCAGCCTGGACGGGACGTACGGGCAGGCGATGCACGTCCGCAGCGGCCTGCGCGCGCCATCAGGCGAGGCGGCGCGGCGGCTGGGCCTCCCGGACACGCCAGCGCCGACCCTGGCCGACGCGCCCGACCTGCCCCTCCCGGCAGACGCCGAGGCGGGCGTGGATCTGGGCGGCGGGTACAGTCTGCACCGCGTCACGCCGCAGACGTTCCACGCCGTTTACGGGCAGCTGGAGGCCGCCGCGTACGAGACGGACTCGTGGGCGTGGCCGCACGCCGCGCGCCGGGCCCGGCCGGACACGCCCCGCTGGGCCTGGCTGATCGCGCACGCCGGGCAGGTGGCCGGGTGGCAGCTGTCGCGCGCCTGGGACGACCGCACGGCGTACATGGTGAACACCGCGCTGCTGCCCGCCCACCGGGGCAAGGGGGTGTACACCCACCTGCTGCCGGTCGCACTGGACGCCCTGCGTGCCGGGAGCTTCGATCTGGTGCGCAGCCACCATCACCTGACGAACACCGCCGTCATCCTCCCGAAGTTGCGCGCGGGCTTCCGCTTCCAGGGCGTGCAGATCGACGAGCACGGCGTGATGGCGGTGCTGCTGCGCAGCTTCGACCCGGCGTACGCGGCGTACATGGACCGCCGCAGCGGCCTGACCCGCTGA
- a CDS encoding agmatine deiminase family protein, translated as MSDVTPADLPRDLGFAMPAEWAEHAATWMSWPADDDLWFGHLEGVRAEFAELVRTIARFEPVQLLVRDEESSADARARLGGADVTFHDVPLDDVWMRDNGPIFVKRAQADGNGDLALVDWKFNSWGGKFNWSNDDRVPEYVAGQLGTHRWAQPFVLEGGGLEVNGRGVGLTTRSCFLTDTRNPGLTEEGYAFLLADTLGVRKLLWLDGGLENDHTDGHIDTITRFTDERTIVTSVEPNPEDPNHAVMAKNLADLRAMTDQDGQPFHIVELPLPANYLEGAEGRLPPTYANFYIGNGFVVVPQYGDPNDARALEVLTPLFPGREVIGLSSRAIIEGGGSFHCVTQQQPAGTPWMQDA; from the coding sequence ATGTCTGACGTGACCCCCGCCGACCTGCCCCGTGACCTGGGCTTCGCCATGCCCGCCGAGTGGGCCGAGCACGCCGCCACCTGGATGAGCTGGCCCGCCGACGACGACCTGTGGTTCGGGCACCTGGAGGGCGTGCGCGCCGAGTTCGCCGAGCTGGTACGCACCATCGCCCGCTTCGAGCCGGTGCAGCTGCTCGTGCGGGACGAGGAGAGCAGCGCCGACGCCCGCGCGCGGCTGGGCGGCGCGGACGTGACCTTCCACGACGTGCCGCTGGACGACGTGTGGATGCGCGATAACGGCCCCATCTTCGTGAAGCGGGCCCAGGCGGACGGGAACGGGGACCTGGCGCTGGTGGACTGGAAGTTCAACTCCTGGGGCGGGAAGTTCAACTGGTCGAACGACGACCGCGTGCCTGAGTACGTCGCCGGGCAGCTGGGCACGCACCGCTGGGCGCAGCCGTTCGTGCTCGAAGGCGGCGGGCTGGAGGTGAACGGCCGCGGCGTGGGCCTGACCACGCGGTCGTGCTTCCTGACCGACACCCGCAACCCCGGCCTGACCGAGGAAGGCTACGCGTTCCTGCTGGCCGACACGCTGGGCGTGCGCAAACTGCTGTGGCTGGACGGCGGGCTGGAGAACGACCACACCGACGGGCACATCGACACCATCACCCGCTTCACCGACGAGCGGACCATCGTCACCAGCGTCGAGCCCAACCCCGAGGACCCCAACCACGCGGTCATGGCGAAGAACCTCGCGGACCTGCGGGCCATGACCGACCAGGACGGGCAGCCCTTCCACATCGTGGAGCTGCCCCTCCCCGCGAACTACTTGGAGGGCGCGGAGGGCCGCCTGCCGCCCACGTACGCGAACTTCTACATCGGGAACGGGTTCGTGGTCGTCCCGCAGTACGGCGACCCGAACGACGCCCGCGCCCTGGAAGTCCTGACACCCCTGTTCCCCGGGCGCGAGGTGATCGGCCTGAGCAGCCGCGCGATCATCGAGGGTGGCGGCAGCTTCCACTGCGTCACGCAGCAGCAGCCCGCCGGGACGCCCTGGATGCAGGACGCCTGA
- a CDS encoding glutamine--tRNA ligase/YqeY domain fusion protein, translating to MTAPDSTPPAAGDRAPRVAPNFITEIIERDLRSGRYPQVVTRFPPEPSGYAHLGHIFASFLDFQTAAQYGGRYHLRMDDTNPDLATQEYADAIADDLRWLGWDWGEHLYYASDHFEQYYAYAEQLVKQGDAYVDSVTGDEMARLRGDARTPGTPSPYRDRTPEENLDLLRRMRAGEFADGAHVLRAKIDLGSPNMKLRDPVLYRILRGHHYRAGDAWCIYPMYDFQHPIQDALEGVTHSMCSLEFVDNRAIYDWLMEKLGFSPRPHQYEFGRRGLEYTITSKRKLRRLVEAGAVNGWDDPRMPTLRAQRRLGVTPEAVRAFAAQIGVSRTNRTVDLSVYENAVRSDLNHRAPRVMAVLDPLPVTLENLTEAQTLSLPYWPFDVVRDSPDGLVALPDGERVAPEVAVRDVPLTRELVIERDDFNPEPPRGFKRLTLGGTVRLRGAGIIRADRFDVDDSGQVTRVYATLLGEDARAGGVIHWVSAEQGVPAEFRLYDRLFRVPNPEAANPEDAQAEPIAPDFDPEEIGHEDETKPLDAGFMAFLNPTSLRVTRGLVEPSVTRDPAGTRYQFERQGYFWRDPVDSREDALVFGRIITLKDAWAKAAQKAEAPAKAPRPAKAQAPKTEPTEKAAPAALSPEQEAEVTRLTTLGVPDAEARTLARDAALLAFLGGATPDGTFAQVASWAANDLAPGLRAGAVRVAAADLAPLAALLSDKKVTTRVAREVLARAAQTGEAPAAIIERENLAGGLSEDALNAAIAQVMADNADKVDAYRGGRTALLGFFTGQVMRATGGKADPTTLNAALQAALNG from the coding sequence ATGACGGCCCCCGACTCCACCCCTCCCGCCGCCGGCGACCGCGCGCCGCGCGTGGCCCCGAACTTCATCACCGAGATCATCGAACGCGACCTGAGAAGCGGCAGGTACCCGCAGGTCGTGACGCGCTTCCCGCCCGAGCCCAGCGGGTACGCGCACCTGGGGCACATCTTCGCGTCGTTCCTGGATTTCCAGACGGCCGCGCAGTACGGCGGGCGCTACCACCTGCGCATGGACGACACCAACCCGGACCTCGCCACGCAGGAGTACGCCGACGCCATCGCGGACGACCTGCGCTGGCTGGGCTGGGACTGGGGCGAGCACCTGTACTACGCCAGCGACCACTTCGAGCAGTACTACGCGTACGCCGAGCAGCTAGTAAAGCAGGGCGACGCGTACGTGGATTCCGTGACCGGGGACGAGATGGCCCGCCTGCGCGGCGACGCCCGCACGCCCGGCACGCCCAGCCCCTACCGGGACCGCACGCCCGAGGAGAACCTGGACCTGCTGCGGCGCATGCGCGCCGGTGAGTTCGCGGACGGCGCGCACGTGCTGCGCGCGAAGATCGACCTGGGCAGCCCGAACATGAAGCTGCGCGACCCGGTGCTGTACCGCATCCTGCGCGGCCACCACTACCGCGCGGGGGACGCGTGGTGCATCTACCCCATGTACGACTTCCAGCACCCCATCCAGGACGCGCTGGAGGGCGTGACGCACTCGATGTGCAGCCTGGAGTTCGTGGACAACCGCGCCATCTACGACTGGCTGATGGAAAAACTGGGCTTCAGCCCGCGTCCGCACCAGTACGAGTTCGGGCGGCGCGGCCTGGAGTACACGATCACCAGCAAGCGCAAGCTGCGCCGGCTGGTGGAGGCCGGGGCGGTGAACGGCTGGGACGACCCGCGCATGCCCACGCTGCGCGCGCAGCGTCGCCTGGGCGTCACGCCGGAGGCCGTGCGGGCCTTCGCGGCGCAGATCGGCGTGAGCCGCACGAACCGCACCGTGGACCTCAGCGTGTACGAGAACGCGGTGCGCAGCGACCTGAACCACCGCGCGCCGCGCGTGATGGCGGTGCTGGACCCGCTACCCGTCACCCTGGAGAACCTGACCGAGGCGCAGACGCTGAGTCTCCCCTACTGGCCGTTCGACGTGGTGCGCGACTCGCCCGACGGACTGGTCGCCCTGCCGGACGGGGAGCGCGTGGCCCCCGAGGTCGCGGTGCGCGACGTGCCGCTGACCCGCGAACTCGTCATCGAACGCGACGACTTCAACCCCGAGCCGCCCAGGGGCTTCAAGCGCCTGACGCTGGGCGGTACGGTGCGCCTGCGCGGGGCGGGCATCATCCGCGCCGACCGCTTCGACGTGGATGACAGCGGGCAGGTGACGCGCGTGTACGCCACGCTGCTGGGCGAGGACGCCAGGGCGGGCGGCGTGATCCACTGGGTCAGCGCCGAGCAGGGCGTGCCCGCCGAGTTCCGCCTGTACGACCGCCTGTTCCGCGTGCCCAACCCCGAGGCGGCCAACCCCGAGGACGCGCAGGCCGAGCCCATCGCCCCCGACTTCGACCCCGAGGAGATCGGGCACGAGGACGAGACCAAACCCCTCGACGCGGGCTTCATGGCGTTCCTGAACCCCACCAGCCTGCGCGTCACGCGCGGACTGGTGGAACCCAGCGTCACGCGCGACCCCGCAGGCACCCGCTACCAGTTCGAGCGGCAGGGCTACTTCTGGCGCGACCCGGTGGACAGCCGCGAGGACGCCCTGGTGTTCGGGCGGATCATCACCCTGAAGGACGCCTGGGCGAAAGCTGCGCAGAAGGCCGAGGCGCCCGCCAAGGCCCCCAGGCCCGCCAAGGCGCAGGCCCCGAAGACCGAGCCGACCGAGAAGGCCGCGCCCGCCGCCCTGAGCCCCGAACAGGAGGCCGAGGTGACCCGCCTGACCACCCTGGGCGTCCCGGACGCCGAGGCCCGCACCCTTGCCCGGGACGCCGCGCTGCTGGCCTTCCTGGGCGGCGCCACCCCGGACGGGACGTTCGCGCAGGTCGCCAGCTGGGCCGCGAACGACCTCGCACCGGGCCTGCGCGCCGGGGCAGTCCGCGTGGCGGCCGCCGACCTCGCCCCGCTGGCCGCGCTGCTGAGTGACAAGAAGGTCACCACCCGCGTCGCCCGCGAGGTCCTCGCCCGCGCCGCGCAGACCGGCGAGGCGCCCGCCGCGATCATCGAGCGCGAGAACCTCGCCGGGGGCCTCAGCGAGGACGCCCTGAACGCCGCCATCGCGCAGGTCATGGCCGACAACGCCGACAAGGTGGACGCCTACCGGGGCGGCCGCACCGCGCTGCTGGGCTTCTTCACCGGGCAGGTCATGCGCGCCACCGGCGGCAAGGCCGACCCGACCACGCTGAACGCCGCCCTCCAGGCCGCACTGAACGGCTGA